A stretch of the Desulfobacter sp. genome encodes the following:
- a CDS encoding penicillin-binding protein 2 yields the protein MKDSRQKLGNRILFLRFVLVSSLILLGAKSIEIQIFKSDDLTLKAEQSYSKQMTVQGDRGQILDRDLNKLGTSIDAPNITADPAQIKHPANVAGQLAKILGLKKTGLKAKLSQDRRFVILARRVSPDQAKAIKRLNLRGIYLKNDTKRFYPNRSLAAQVIGFTGKEDRGLEGLEFKFNAVLEGSRVKTIVRRDGAGRILDIDRGKRDELKGNAIVLTIDKKIQFLSEQALEHAVLTHQAKSGMALVMRPDTGELLAVAHYPEFNPNNYSDFDQDRYRNRSVTDAFEPGSIMKIFTVAAAIEKGLSPKSIFFCENGKYKIGRYTVHDTHPHEWLSLGQIIKFSSNIGAAKISETIGDKALHHYLSAFGFGKKTRVETPGESSGTLLSAKKWSKIDASAISFGQGMSVTAVQLISGIAAIANNGKLMKPMLVKKIISPRGKELEIFEPQVVRQVVSSATANRLKTMMNQVVREEGTGTRAAMTGYKVCGKTSTAQKAAKDKKGYAKNKYIAAFGGFAPQQDPKLAILVVVDEPQKEHYGGIVAAPAFKTIMSKSFSYLDIPPETTSVMVAGVNPEVSQ from the coding sequence CTGAAAGATTCCAGACAAAAACTTGGAAACCGGATTCTTTTCCTCAGGTTTGTCCTGGTGTCAAGCCTGATACTCCTTGGGGCAAAGTCCATTGAAATTCAGATTTTCAAATCCGATGACCTGACCCTTAAGGCCGAACAATCCTATTCAAAACAAATGACCGTTCAAGGAGACCGGGGACAAATCCTGGACCGGGACCTGAACAAACTGGGCACCAGCATTGACGCCCCCAACATCACAGCCGATCCGGCCCAGATCAAACATCCGGCCAATGTTGCCGGGCAGCTGGCCAAAATTTTGGGTCTTAAAAAAACAGGTCTTAAGGCCAAACTTTCCCAAGACCGGCGGTTTGTCATCCTCGCAAGACGGGTATCTCCTGACCAGGCCAAAGCAATTAAACGATTAAACCTGCGCGGCATCTACCTGAAAAACGATACCAAACGGTTTTATCCAAACCGAAGCCTTGCCGCCCAGGTTATTGGATTCACCGGAAAAGAAGACAGGGGGCTGGAAGGGTTAGAGTTTAAATTCAACGCCGTTCTCGAAGGCAGCCGGGTAAAAACAATAGTCAGGCGGGACGGGGCAGGCAGAATCCTGGACATTGACAGGGGCAAAAGAGACGAACTTAAAGGCAACGCCATTGTGCTGACCATTGACAAAAAAATCCAGTTTCTCTCTGAACAGGCCCTTGAGCATGCCGTACTCACTCACCAGGCCAAATCCGGCATGGCCTTGGTCATGCGGCCTGACACCGGGGAATTGCTGGCCGTGGCCCACTATCCTGAGTTTAATCCCAATAATTATTCTGATTTTGACCAGGACCGGTACAGGAACCGTTCAGTGACCGATGCCTTTGAGCCTGGATCCATAATGAAAATCTTTACCGTTGCCGCGGCCATTGAAAAGGGACTCTCTCCAAAATCCATCTTTTTTTGTGAAAACGGAAAATACAAAATCGGTAGATATACGGTCCACGATACCCACCCCCACGAGTGGCTCTCCCTTGGACAGATCATTAAATTTTCTTCAAACATCGGCGCGGCCAAAATTTCGGAAACCATTGGAGATAAAGCGCTGCACCATTATCTTTCCGCCTTTGGGTTTGGAAAAAAAACAAGGGTGGAAACGCCAGGAGAAAGCAGCGGCACCCTGTTATCCGCCAAAAAATGGTCCAAGATTGACGCCAGCGCCATATCCTTTGGCCAGGGAATGTCGGTTACCGCAGTACAGCTCATATCCGGGATCGCTGCCATTGCCAACAACGGCAAACTCATGAAGCCCATGCTGGTAAAAAAAATCATCTCGCCCAGGGGCAAAGAACTTGAAATTTTTGAACCCCAGGTGGTCCGGCAGGTGGTCTCTTCTGCCACTGCAAACCGGTTGAAAACAATGATGAACCAGGTGGTTCGCGAAGAGGGCACCGGCACCCGGGCCGCAATGACCGGATACAAGGTCTGCGGCAAAACCAGCACGGCCCAGAAAGCCGCCAAGGACAAAAAAGGATATGCAAAAAACAAATACATTGCCGCCTTTGGGGGATTTGCCCCCCAGCAAGATCCCAAGCTGGCCATACTGGTGGTGGTGGATGAACCCCAAAAAGAGCATTACGGAGGCATTGTTGCTGCCCCGGCATTCAAAACCATTATGAGCAAATCCTTTAGCTACCTGGATATCCCCCCGGAAACCACAAGCGTGATGGTGGCCGGGGTCAACCCGGAGGTCAGCCAATGA
- a CDS encoding cell division protein FtsL: MVKRQEIFGQQRKGLRWFALILILVCELLAHAWIRTESTQTMLRISKGQAKIQKDLSYRKALVLERERLKTDDRITMIARTRLGLTSDIFNRTIYLSGELN, encoded by the coding sequence ATGGTAAAGAGACAAGAGATTTTTGGACAACAGAGAAAAGGATTAAGATGGTTCGCCCTGATCCTGATCCTGGTCTGTGAACTCTTGGCCCATGCCTGGATCAGAACCGAATCCACCCAGACCATGTTGAGAATTTCAAAGGGCCAGGCAAAAATTCAAAAAGATCTGTCCTACAGAAAAGCCCTTGTGCTGGAGCGGGAACGCCTCAAAACAGACGACAGAATCACCATGATCGCCCGGACCCGCCTGGGGCTGACCTCGGATATATTCAACCGCACCATTTATTTATCAGGAGAACTTAACTGA
- the rsmH gene encoding 16S rRNA (cytosine(1402)-N(4))-methyltransferase RsmH, translating into MGFEHTSVMPQEVHDYQNLKPGDICVDCTLGGSGHALATVGAIIPGGTLIGIDQDKDAIAHAEKSLYSYKANIKLYHNNFSDLPDILAKAGIKGVNSILLDLGFSLNQLTQSKRGFSFQKNEPLDMRMDTRNALTAEEIINTYTEKQLADIFYKYGEERLSRRVARAITRARTTAPVKTSMELAKLVAGAIPGKVAAKQKIHPATRVFQALRIAVNRELERLEAFMSQVPSMLVKDGRICIISFHSLEDRIVKQRLKSFENGCTCPKELPRCVCGFVPTMKSITRKPLIASPKETAANPMARSAKLRVAQRL; encoded by the coding sequence ATGGGATTTGAACATACTTCTGTCATGCCGCAAGAGGTGCATGACTACCAAAATTTAAAACCCGGGGATATTTGTGTGGACTGCACCCTGGGCGGATCAGGCCATGCTCTGGCAACGGTCGGTGCAATTATCCCGGGCGGAACCCTCATCGGCATCGACCAGGATAAAGATGCCATCGCCCATGCAGAAAAAAGCCTTTACTCCTATAAAGCCAATATCAAGCTGTATCACAACAACTTCAGCGACCTTCCCGATATCCTGGCCAAGGCCGGAATAAAAGGAGTCAACTCCATACTGCTTGATCTTGGGTTTTCACTTAACCAGCTGACCCAAAGCAAAAGGGGATTCAGCTTTCAGAAAAACGAACCCCTGGACATGCGTATGGATACCCGCAACGCCTTAACCGCAGAAGAGATCATCAACACATACACGGAAAAACAATTGGCAGATATTTTCTACAAATATGGGGAAGAACGGCTTTCCCGCAGAGTGGCCAGGGCCATTACCCGGGCAAGGACCACGGCTCCGGTCAAAACCAGCATGGAACTGGCCAAGCTTGTGGCCGGCGCCATTCCTGGCAAGGTGGCAGCCAAACAGAAAATTCATCCGGCAACCCGGGTTTTCCAGGCCCTTAGAATTGCGGTCAACCGTGAACTGGAAAGGCTGGAAGCCTTTATGTCCCAGGTACCGTCCATGCTGGTCAAAGACGGACGGATCTGCATCATTTCCTTTCATTCACTGGAGGATAGAATTGTAAAACAACGCTTAAAATCTTTTGAAAACGGATGTACCTGCCCCAAAGAATTGCCCAGATGCGTATGTGGATTTGTGCCGACCATGAAATCCATTACCAGAAAGCCTCTGATTGCATCGCCCAAAGAAACAGCAGCCAACCCCATGGCCAGAAGCGCCAAACTCAGAGTTGCCCAGAGACTTTAG
- the mraZ gene encoding division/cell wall cluster transcriptional repressor MraZ, translating into MFRSSSFHTIDPKGRIIIPARFRKVLQADDEYGVVVSIKDGCIYAFAHSEWKSLEQRIRAAKSAAMEKFKRFFLGNACPLKCDKQDRVLIPQSLRTYADIEKDIVLVGVLDRFEIWSREKWDQENLKMEQELKKEEVREEIASLGL; encoded by the coding sequence GTGTTTCGATCAAGCTCCTTTCATACAATCGACCCAAAAGGCAGAATCATTATACCGGCAAGGTTCCGGAAGGTCCTGCAGGCCGATGATGAGTACGGGGTCGTGGTCTCGATCAAGGACGGCTGTATCTATGCCTTTGCACACAGTGAATGGAAAAGCCTTGAACAACGGATCCGGGCGGCCAAGAGTGCTGCCATGGAGAAGTTCAAACGCTTTTTTTTAGGGAATGCCTGCCCGTTGAAATGCGACAAACAGGACAGAGTGCTCATTCCCCAAAGTTTGAGAACATATGCAGACATAGAAAAGGATATTGTCCTTGTTGGTGTGCTGGACCGATTTGAAATCTGGTCCAGGGAAAAATGGGACCAGGAGAACCTGAAAATGGAGCAAGAACTTAAAAAAGAGGAAGTACGAGAGGAAATTGCTTCCCTGGGGCTGTAA
- a CDS encoding response regulator, whose translation MQTDLSNSDSNARILVMDDEEQIRTVTQKMLEKFGYVVTLSADGQSAVEEYRKALDQNRAYNLVIMDLTVPGGMGGKEASQLILDMDPSACIVVSSGYSEDPIMAEYKSYGLKGIIAKPYRLATLKKTIHSLIS comes from the coding sequence ATGCAAACAGATCTTTCCAACTCTGATTCAAACGCCAGAATCCTGGTCATGGACGATGAGGAGCAAATCAGAACTGTTACCCAAAAAATGCTTGAAAAATTCGGTTATGTCGTAACCCTTTCGGCTGACGGTCAAAGCGCCGTAGAAGAATACCGCAAGGCCTTAGACCAAAACAGGGCTTACAACCTGGTCATCATGGATCTGACCGTACCCGGCGGCATGGGAGGCAAAGAGGCCTCACAGCTCATTTTGGATATGGATCCGTCTGCCTGTATCGTGGTTTCTTCAGGATATTCTGAGGATCCCATCATGGCAGAATATAAATCTTACGGTCTTAAAGGCATTATTGCCAAGCCCTATCGACTGGCAACACTCAAAAAAACCATCCACAGCTTAATCTCCTGA
- a CDS encoding IS256 family transposase, producing MTEENTEFDFQKALKGIQEGKPFTGKGGVLTSLIKNLAEAALEGELESHLGQEVSANRRNGKSKKTIKSLDGKFELETPRDRVGTFSPQIVKKHQTTLSDEIERKIIALYGLGMSYNDMASHLQEIYGLEISNATLSTITDKIIHTVKEWQARPLENVYPIIWLDAIHYKVRENGKVGSKAVYTILGVNIEGRKEVLGLYISENEGANFWLQVLTDLSNRGVKDILIACVDGLKGFPEAIETIFPDTEVQLCVVHQIRNSLKYVGSKNKKEFMADLKRVYKAVNKDLAEEELDILENKWNDKYPIVIKSWRNNWERLSHFFKYPEEIRRIIYTTNTIEAVHRQFRKLTKTKGSFPNQDSLLKLLYMGIQNASKKWTMPVQNWSLTISQLAIFFEGRLDKELGI from the coding sequence ATGACCGAAGAAAACACCGAATTTGATTTTCAAAAAGCCCTTAAAGGCATCCAGGAAGGTAAACCCTTCACAGGTAAGGGCGGCGTCCTTACATCATTAATCAAAAATCTTGCTGAAGCTGCTCTTGAAGGAGAGTTGGAGTCCCATCTCGGGCAGGAAGTTTCTGCCAACCGCCGTAATGGAAAAAGCAAAAAGACCATTAAATCCCTGGATGGTAAATTTGAGCTGGAAACCCCGCGTGACAGGGTCGGAACCTTCTCTCCACAGATCGTCAAAAAACATCAGACAACGCTCAGCGATGAAATTGAAAGAAAGATAATAGCCCTTTACGGCCTGGGCATGAGTTATAATGATATGGCTTCCCATTTACAGGAAATCTATGGACTTGAGATTTCAAATGCCACTCTGAGCACCATTACCGATAAAATCATCCATACCGTCAAAGAATGGCAGGCCAGGCCGTTGGAAAATGTGTACCCAATCATATGGCTTGATGCCATACATTATAAAGTACGAGAAAACGGAAAGGTCGGCAGCAAAGCCGTTTACACAATTCTTGGGGTGAATATCGAGGGCCGCAAAGAGGTTCTTGGGCTGTACATATCCGAGAATGAGGGTGCGAACTTCTGGCTGCAGGTGTTAACAGACCTTTCAAACCGAGGGGTAAAAGATATCCTGATTGCCTGTGTTGATGGTCTAAAAGGTTTTCCCGAGGCCATTGAGACCATATTCCCGGACACAGAAGTTCAACTCTGCGTAGTCCACCAGATCCGAAATTCATTGAAATACGTTGGTTCCAAAAATAAAAAGGAATTTATGGCAGATCTAAAACGTGTTTATAAAGCGGTCAATAAGGATCTGGCCGAAGAAGAACTGGATATCTTGGAAAATAAATGGAATGACAAATACCCGATTGTGATAAAATCCTGGCGGAACAACTGGGAACGCCTCAGTCATTTCTTTAAATATCCAGAAGAGATCCGACGGATAATATACACCACAAATACCATTGAGGCTGTGCATCGACAGTTTCGAAAACTGACCAAAACAAAGGGATCGTTTCCTAACCAGGACAGCCTGTTAAAGCTGCTTTACATGGGGATCCAGAACGCCAGTAAGAAATGGACAATGCCGGTTCAAAACTGGTCACTGACAATTTCCCAGTTGGCAATTTTCTTTGAAGGCCGGCTGGATAAAGAGCTGGGAATTTGA
- a CDS encoding IS630 family transposase, translated as MLNIPDESGFSPYTTRRYGYALKGQRVHGLIAGTKHPRTSLIAARIEYSFEEPFLFQGTCNADIFNAWIEHQLSPHLNDNHVVVMDNASFHKGEETKYLIERTGAALLFLPPYSPDLNPIEHDFAALKTIREYNENETIDEIIRMYK; from the coding sequence ATTCTGAACATTCCCGATGAAAGCGGCTTTTCGCCTTATACAACCCGTCGCTATGGATATGCTCTCAAAGGGCAGCGTGTTCATGGTTTGATTGCAGGAACAAAGCACCCTCGAACGTCTTTGATTGCTGCCCGCATCGAATATAGTTTTGAAGAACCATTTTTGTTTCAGGGAACATGTAATGCGGATATCTTTAATGCTTGGATCGAACACCAGTTGAGTCCACATCTGAACGATAATCATGTCGTTGTGATGGATAACGCATCCTTCCACAAGGGCGAAGAAACCAAATATTTGATAGAAAGAACTGGTGCAGCTCTTTTGTTTTTGCCCCCGTATTCACCGGATCTCAATCCGATTGAACACGATTTTGCGGCCCTAAAAACCATCCGTGAATACAATGAAAACGAAACGATTGATGAAATTATCAGGATGTATAAATAA
- a CDS encoding 1-acyl-sn-glycerol-3-phosphate acyltransferase: MNTLVKIVYQPYKWFIVIPFMILNTMIMGMICIIVGFFFSQDAADILAVFWSRLSCAIGPVRVKITGKKNYTRFKSYVVVSNHQSMVDIPVIHGFLGLKIKWVMKQELRNIPVFGSACNQLGCIFVDRSNHDAAVQSIEAAKKKLSQKASVLFFAEGTRSRDGKVMPLKKGAFVFAMETGVPILPVTIKNSMDLLPPDTMDLTPGTVEIIVHRPVHISPYHKENLDQLMAQVQKTIGDAVLAKD, encoded by the coding sequence TTGAATACCCTAGTCAAAATAGTATACCAGCCCTATAAATGGTTCATTGTCATCCCCTTTATGATCTTAAATACCATGATCATGGGGATGATCTGCATCATTGTGGGTTTTTTTTTCAGCCAGGATGCCGCTGACATCCTGGCTGTATTCTGGTCCCGCCTCTCCTGCGCCATCGGACCTGTGAGGGTGAAAATCACCGGGAAAAAAAATTACACCCGGTTTAAATCCTACGTGGTGGTCTCCAATCACCAGAGCATGGTGGATATCCCGGTCATTCACGGATTCCTCGGCCTTAAAATCAAATGGGTCATGAAACAGGAATTAAGAAATATCCCGGTCTTTGGTTCAGCCTGCAATCAGCTGGGCTGTATTTTTGTTGACCGGTCCAACCATGATGCCGCTGTTCAATCCATTGAAGCCGCCAAAAAAAAATTATCCCAAAAAGCCTCGGTCCTCTTTTTCGCCGAAGGCACAAGAAGCCGGGACGGCAAGGTCATGCCCCTTAAAAAAGGGGCCTTTGTTTTTGCCATGGAAACAGGGGTGCCGATCCTGCCGGTAACAATCAAAAATTCCATGGACCTTTTGCCCCCGGACACCATGGACCTGACCCCGGGCACCGTGGAGATCATTGTCCATCGCCCGGTCCATATCAGCCCCTATCACAAGGAAAACCTGGACCAGCTGATGGCCCAGGTCCAAAAGACCATTGGGGATGCCGTCCTGGCAAAAGACTGA
- a CDS encoding DUF4340 domain-containing protein, translating into MKKEYYILLALIIALTAYLFLKKDDQVHYSLPVLEAMDPGSIDKVKITRAENTKLLLKKDKTWTVTKDNFPADPQGVRQILDAITNLKLSALVSEAGDRVRYELDPPNAIEVSAFEGSSLKRRFFIGKTAPSLNHTFVMIQKEKQIFQADKNFRNKFDKSVDELRNKLVLEFTAKKIQKITIEKQGLTKVFVLNQPQDTTKAAEQDLKPVWQLEDGSQADNTAANDLLSSLSHLSCDNFLDPTDALALEKTERVCKIVLENKESLSLNLFELPDKKTMAGGKSTFSPYAFSLAPYKAKDIVSYVDTLLGIEPPKEKTPDTD; encoded by the coding sequence ATGAAAAAAGAATATTACATCCTTCTTGCACTGATTATCGCACTGACCGCCTATCTTTTCCTTAAAAAGGACGATCAGGTCCACTACAGCCTGCCTGTCCTGGAAGCCATGGACCCAGGGTCAATAGACAAGGTTAAAATAACCCGGGCAGAAAACACCAAACTCCTTTTAAAAAAGGACAAGACCTGGACCGTGACCAAGGACAATTTTCCCGCAGATCCCCAGGGGGTAAGGCAGATTCTTGATGCCATCACAAACCTGAAGCTTTCGGCCCTGGTTTCCGAGGCCGGTGACCGGGTCAGGTATGAGCTGGACCCCCCCAATGCCATTGAGGTTAGCGCCTTTGAAGGCAGCAGTCTTAAACGCCGTTTTTTCATCGGAAAAACCGCCCCGAGCCTGAACCACACCTTTGTGATGATCCAAAAAGAAAAACAGATATTTCAGGCGGATAAGAACTTTCGGAATAAATTTGACAAATCCGTTGATGAGCTGAGAAACAAGCTGGTCCTTGAGTTTACGGCCAAAAAGATCCAAAAAATCACCATAGAAAAACAGGGGCTCACAAAGGTTTTTGTTCTCAACCAGCCCCAAGACACAACAAAGGCCGCTGAACAGGATTTAAAACCGGTCTGGCAGCTTGAAGACGGCAGCCAGGCGGATAATACCGCAGCCAATGATCTTTTGTCCTCTTTGTCCCATCTGTCCTGCGACAACTTTTTAGACCCCACAGATGCCCTTGCCCTTGAAAAAACAGAGCGTGTGTGCAAAATAGTTCTTGAAAACAAGGAGAGCTTAAGTCTGAACCTGTTCGAGCTGCCGGATAAAAAAACCATGGCGGGGGGAAAGTCCACCTTTTCTCCCTATGCATTTTCCCTGGCCCCTTATAAGGCAAAAGATATTGTATCATACGTGGATACACTTCTTGGAATTGAACCCCCTAAAGAAAAAACACCTGATACGGATTGA
- a CDS encoding Gldg family protein gives MGKPFLKDYYIKFILYLAVIVLVNLAGLTLFFRADLTQNRMYSLSDASIQAVSTLSEPLNIKVFFSKNLPAPHNNTERYLKDLLSEYAAQAGRFFNFTFYNVSQEGDIAHKADQNRDMARDYGIQPVQIRVMENDELKFKNAYMGLVILHGDLIEKIPAITSSNGLEYQLTTAIQKLNNKVSALVRQTEKIKVTMYLSSDLNPIAPLIGLPELPGLGSAVTRTIEQMNKKSLGIFDFTRLDPKDSQELEKTAKKYDLMAMSWPAIPEKSISAGTGIAGLVVEYKGEAKDLPLISAMELPIIGTTYQMADPQGLEEELFAVMEKMIGINKDVGYLSDHGTPTLGPDRMAMMQGRQGNGLNVFNQLLETRYNVKQVSLEKDTIPEGLNCLVIAKPTQPFSAYELFQIDQALMKGTNLAIFSDAFKEQAPARGMGMPPGFIPIDTGLEKLLAHYGLKIDPAYVMDKSAYTHQVPQSQGGGEQPIYFAPMLKDAGINNDPVFMKNIKGLVAMQISPLSLVDEFTDKERVKAVSLLQSSDQSWLMKENINLNPIFITPPEAKEDFSAYDLAYLLEGKFTSYFKGKPVPEKESGEKEILPEQDDNEKSPEKNQSSTALKEIKTQNRVIESSAPAKIFVLGCAQMLHDNMLDAEGRTTNATFLLNVVDHLNGEDKIAQMRSKQQTLNPLTETSALTKGVIKAFNIAGLPVLVVLFGLGVLVRRNLRKKKIAQMYTLGK, from the coding sequence ATGGGTAAGCCTTTCCTTAAAGACTATTATATTAAATTTATCTTATACCTGGCAGTGATCGTTCTGGTCAATCTGGCAGGCCTGACCCTGTTTTTCAGGGCCGACCTGACCCAGAACAGAATGTACTCCCTGTCCGATGCAAGCATTCAGGCCGTATCCACCCTGTCCGAACCACTGAATATCAAGGTTTTTTTCTCCAAAAACCTGCCTGCCCCCCACAATAACACCGAACGGTATCTCAAAGACCTGCTCTCGGAGTACGCTGCCCAGGCCGGTCGTTTTTTCAACTTTACCTTTTACAATGTATCCCAGGAAGGGGATATCGCCCACAAGGCTGACCAGAACCGGGACATGGCTCGAGATTACGGGATCCAGCCCGTCCAGATCAGGGTCATGGAAAATGATGAGCTTAAATTCAAAAATGCTTACATGGGCCTTGTCATCCTCCACGGTGACCTCATTGAAAAGATCCCGGCCATTACCTCGAGCAACGGACTGGAATACCAGCTCACCACAGCCATTCAAAAACTCAACAATAAGGTTTCCGCCCTGGTCCGCCAGACTGAAAAGATCAAGGTTACCATGTATCTTTCCTCGGACCTGAATCCCATTGCCCCCCTGATCGGTCTGCCCGAGCTTCCCGGGCTTGGCAGTGCCGTGACCCGGACCATAGAGCAGATGAACAAAAAAAGCCTGGGCATCTTTGACTTCACCCGTCTGGATCCAAAAGATAGCCAGGAACTTGAAAAAACAGCTAAAAAATATGACCTCATGGCCATGAGCTGGCCAGCCATCCCGGAAAAATCGATTTCAGCCGGCACCGGCATTGCAGGACTGGTGGTTGAATACAAGGGCGAAGCCAAAGACCTGCCGCTGATCTCGGCCATGGAACTTCCCATCATCGGGACCACCTACCAGATGGCAGACCCCCAAGGCCTGGAAGAAGAATTGTTTGCTGTCATGGAAAAGATGATCGGCATTAATAAGGATGTCGGGTACCTTTCCGACCATGGCACCCCCACCCTCGGGCCGGACCGCATGGCCATGATGCAGGGGCGACAGGGAAACGGTTTGAATGTATTTAATCAGCTTTTGGAAACCCGTTACAATGTAAAACAGGTCAGCCTTGAAAAAGACACGATTCCCGAGGGGCTCAACTGCCTGGTAATTGCCAAACCCACCCAGCCCTTTTCCGCCTATGAATTGTTCCAGATCGACCAGGCCTTGATGAAAGGGACCAATCTGGCCATTTTTTCCGATGCCTTTAAGGAACAGGCCCCTGCCCGGGGTATGGGCATGCCCCCGGGATTTATCCCCATTGATACGGGACTTGAAAAACTTCTGGCCCATTACGGACTTAAAATAGACCCCGCCTATGTGATGGACAAAAGCGCTTACACCCACCAGGTACCCCAATCCCAGGGCGGGGGGGAACAGCCCATATACTTTGCGCCCATGCTCAAAGACGCAGGCATCAACAATGACCCTGTGTTTATGAAAAACATCAAGGGCCTTGTGGCCATGCAGATATCGCCTTTGTCACTTGTGGACGAATTTACGGACAAAGAAAGGGTAAAGGCTGTTTCCCTGCTTCAATCCTCAGACCAATCATGGCTCATGAAAGAGAATATCAACCTCAACCCCATATTTATTACCCCGCCCGAGGCCAAAGAGGATTTTTCAGCCTATGACCTGGCCTATCTTTTGGAAGGAAAGTTCACCTCTTATTTCAAGGGAAAGCCTGTGCCTGAAAAAGAAAGCGGCGAAAAAGAGATTCTTCCTGAACAGGACGATAATGAGAAAAGCCCAGAAAAAAATCAGAGCTCAACAGCGTTAAAGGAAATAAAAACCCAGAACCGGGTGATTGAATCCTCTGCTCCGGCAAAAATATTTGTCCTCGGCTGTGCCCAGATGCTCCATGATAATATGCTGGATGCCGAGGGACGAACCACCAATGCCACATTCCTGCTCAACGTGGTGGATCACCTCAACGGAGAAGATAAAATCGCCCAGATGAGAAGCAAGCAGCAGACCTTAAATCCCCTAACCGAGACGAGTGCGTTGACCAAAGGTGTCATCAAAGCTTTTAACATTGCAGGACTGCCTGTTCTGGTTGTCCTGTTCGGACTTGGGGTGCTGGTTCGCAGAAACCTAAGAAAGAAAAAAATTGCCCAGATGTATACCTTAGGAAAATAG
- a CDS encoding ABC transporter permease: MKQINTIAVKEFKDYFISPIAYIVIALFLIVSGWFFFSTFFIYGRADLRDFFALLPMIFSFFIPAITMRLFAEEKNVGSYETLLTMPVSFTQIALGKFLAATAFTAAMLVPTLFYPLFISSIGNVDPGPVLGGYLGAILLAAAYCSMGLFASALTRNQIIAFIIGCALCFTISIFDRILFFVPERLVPVLEYLGANTHFANISKGIIDSRDILYFASVSFVFIFSTYIAMKKKN; encoded by the coding sequence ATGAAACAGATCAACACCATTGCCGTCAAAGAGTTTAAGGATTATTTTATCTCTCCCATTGCCTATATTGTGATTGCCCTCTTTTTAATTGTCAGCGGGTGGTTTTTCTTTTCCACCTTTTTTATATACGGCCGGGCCGATCTCCGGGACTTTTTCGCCCTTTTGCCCATGATTTTTTCCTTTTTTATCCCTGCCATCACCATGCGGCTTTTTGCCGAGGAAAAAAATGTAGGATCCTATGAGACCCTGTTGACCATGCCGGTATCCTTTACCCAGATCGCTTTGGGCAAATTCCTGGCAGCCACGGCATTTACCGCGGCCATGCTGGTTCCCACCCTGTTTTACCCCTTGTTTATTTCAAGCATCGGCAATGTGGATCCAGGCCCGGTCCTGGGCGGATATCTTGGGGCCATTCTTCTGGCCGCCGCCTATTGCAGCATGGGGCTGTTTGCCTCAGCCTTGACCCGGAACCAGATCATCGCCTTTATCATTGGCTGCGCCCTCTGCTTTACGATCAGCATTTTTGACCGGATCCTCTTTTTTGTTCCCGAAAGACTGGTGCCGGTTCTGGAATATCTCGGGGCCAATACCCACTTTGCCAATATTTCCAAGGGGATTATCGACTCAAGGGATATCCTCTACTTTGCCAGTGTGAGCTTTGTTTTTATTTTCTCAACCTATATTGCCATGAAAAAAAAGAACTAA